From a region of the Leptidea sinapis chromosome 6, ilLepSina1.1, whole genome shotgun sequence genome:
- the LOC126964980 gene encoding striatin-interacting protein 1: MGTNGNGRRGGAPDDNRRAKLSAFRRPMEEGDCANDMESPELDFVYDDCDTQANEIAELYSYTEHPEFQLNVKAFEDIMELLNFPPSWQRLTENQRRDVILTLMDHLDIADSEIRMRGTRCILYLAQGCWAEMQSDAEQAHWARINIFMLYELGVFSAFVELLNLEVVRNSSTVASRKLTESLADSTNLRVILSVLYLITEHMRTEKENKNSEYSNLVQLFKEELGTPFGDEILPVKLLSMVTHLCAGTSPHFPMKKVLLLLWKILLVYLGGSKELKEKKAVLREKFGLPPVTEDTLEIIKGMRASSPPPSAVDMLENQNPGQRKLKENERSLRRQTFMKQTSLDESDEQIYDKEETSNGSEDYPMEFQSMPLEGAQNSATNDNCTYDVYFKEFDSPPPPPPQPRSLPWQSKVRQKDIDNFLDNVRIKFVGYSLPGDRVTVAGLPQPIHEGIAILKKHMYTSLSEIQLEREMEIARRPLTKGEKDVEQNETEILYRALVPHLPQYMIALLKILLAAAPTSTAKSFSMNIMADLLPEEMPMTMLQSLKLGIDVNRHKEIIVKAVTATLLLLLKHFKLNHVYQFEFMSQHLVFANCMPLVLKFFNQNILSYVGARNTIPIFDFPACVIGEQPELTKECLDIGDSSVPYSWRNVFSCINLLRILNKLTKWKNARIMMLVVFKSAPILKRTLKVRHALMQFYVLKLLKMQTKYLGRQWRKTNMKTISAIYSKVRHRLNDDWAFGNDVDVRPWDFQDEECALRNSVDRFNQRRYGNGTFDIDLQPVDTDINSVLDIIIDLDEEFKDNYELWLDQEVYHNEINWDVLLSS, encoded by the coding sequence ATGGGAACAAACGGCAACGGACGCCGAGGCGGCGCACCTGATGATAATCGACGCGCAAAATTGTCCGCATTTCGACGCCCAATGGAAGAAGGTGATTGTGCTAACGACATGGAAAGCCCTGAACTGGATTTTGTTTATGATGATTGTGATACTCAAGCGAATGAAATAGCGGAACTATATAGCTATACCGAGCATCCTGAGTTTCAATTAAATGTGAAGGCTTTTGAAGATATTATGGAACTGCTTAATTTTCCACCTAGTTGGCAGAGACTCACTGAAAACCAACGTCGAGATGTTATCCTGACATTGATGGATCACTTGGATATTGCAGATAGTGAAATAAGAATGAGAGGCACACgctgtatattatatttggcACAAGGATGCTGGGCTGAGATGCAATCTGATGCTGAGCAAGCTCATTGGGCAcgaattaatattttcatgctaTATGAATTGGGTGTGTTTTCAGCATTTGTTGAATTATTGAATCTCGAAGttgttagaaatagttctacagTTGCTTCAAGAAAACTTACAGAATCGTTAGCTGATTCTACAAACTTGAGAGTAATTTTATCAGTACTTTATTTGATAACAGAGCATATGAGAACAGAAAAAGAGAATAAAAATTCAGAGTACTCAAATTTAGTACAATTATTTAAAGAGGAATTGGGAACTCCATTTGGTGATGAAATATTACCTGTTAAGTTATTAAGTATGGTAACTCATCTTTGTGCAGGAACTAGTCCACATTTCCCTAtgaaaaaagtattattattgttatggaAAATTTTGTTAGTGTACCTAGGAGGCTCTAAAGAATTGAAAGAAAAGAAAGCAGTACTAAGAGAAAAATTTGGCTTGCCTCCAGTTACAGAGGATACCCTTGAAATTATTAAAGGTATGAGGGCAAGTTCTCCACCTCCAAGTGCAGTTGATATGCTAGAAAATCAAAACCCAGGTCAGAGAAAGCTGAAAGAAAATGAAAGATCACTCAGAAGGCAAACATTCATGAAACAAACCTCCCTTGATGAGTCAGATGAGCAAATTTATGATAAAGAAGAAACTAGCAATGGATCTGAAGATTATCCGATGGAGTTCCAGTCAATGCCATTAGAAGGTGCACAGAACTCTGCCACTAATGATAATTGTACTTATGATGTGTACTTTAAAGAGTTTGATAGTCCTCCACCACCACCCCCACAGCCTAGAAGTCTGCCATGGCAATCAAAAGTACGACAGAAGGATATAGATAACTTCTTAGACAATGTGAGAATCAAATTTGTTGGGTATTCATTACCTGGTGACAGAGTGACAGTTGCTGGTTTACCTCAGCCTATTCACGAGggtattgcaattttaaaaaaacatatgtaTACAAGTCTGTCTGAAATTCAACTGGAAAGGGAAATGGAGATAGCTAGAAGGCCACTCACAAAGGGAGAGAAGGATGTTGAACAAAATGAAACAGAAATTTTGTATAGAGCACTGGTCCCTCACCTGCCCCAGTACATGATAGCTCTGTTAAAAATATTGCTTGCTGCTGCACCTACATCAACTGCAAAATCATTTTCTATGAATATAATGGCAGATTTATTGCCAGAAGAGATGCCTATGACTATGCTCCAGTCCCTCAAACTAGGGATTGATGTGAACCGGCATAAAGAGATAATTGTAAAAGCAGTCACAGCTACCCTTCTACTATTATTGAAGCATTTCAAACTTAATCATGTCTATCAGTTTGAATTCATGTCACAACATTTAGTTTTTGCCAACTGCATGCCTCTTGTTCTAAAATTCTTTAACCAGAACATCTTGTCATATGTTGGAGCAAGAAATACAATACCAATATTTGATTTTCCTGCATGTGTTATCGGAGAGCAACCAGAGTTGACTAAAGAATGCTTAGACATTGGAGATTCATCTGTACCATATTCATGGAGAAATGTTTTTTCCTGTATTAATCTCTTGCGGATTTTGAATAAACTAACAAAATGGAAAAACGCAAGAATAATGATGCTAGTTGTGTTTAAAAGTGCACCAATATTAAAGCGCACATTGAAGGTAAGACACGCCCTCATGCAGTTTTATGTGTTGAAGCTTTTGAAGATGCAAACTAAATATTTGGGTAGACAATGGCGTAAAACAAATATGAAAACTATTAGTGCAATTTATTCAAAAGTACGTCACAGACTAAATGATGACTGGGCATTTGGGAACGATGTAGATGTGCGCCCATGGGACTTCCAAGATGAAGAATGTGCATTAAGGAATAGTGTTGATCGTTTTAATCAGCGACGTTATGGAAATGGTACATTTGACATAGACTTGCAACCAGTAGATACAGATATTAACAGTGTGTTggatataattattgatttggATGAAGAATTTAAAGATAACTATGAGCTTTGGCTGGATCAAGAGGTGTACCATAATGAAATAAACTGGGACGTACTTCTGTCAAGCTAA
- the LOC126965040 gene encoding abl interactor 2, which produces MAELAALLQTEIPEGRNHLTDSHTNLERVAEYCEANYFQSENKRLALESTKNYTTQSLASVAYQINTLAYNFLQLLELQTMQLAEMEGQMNHIAQTVAIHKEKVARREIGVLTANKVTNRQYKIIAPANPEKPIKYVRKSIDYTALDDIGHGARWNSGANGTPRGRRSGSAPGAVPLPAPTTKPPTPPSAVRSASATNTGTLGRGTLGKSSREYRTPPAVAPPQVPSHYAPNYPRRPPGYSTLPVAQPQVGMVHPNQHQSNSNYSQQDLHSSMPPPPSPLIGSDGEHSQHSMSLPGHRGSSSSGGGGGGSTRGGSVSPPLPPPPLDDELNHESFTRHHLPNKMGSQYTSAVPAIVPDEEDLPGWVPKNYIEKVVAIYDYYADKDDELSFSESAVIFVLKKNDDGWWEGVMDGVTGLFPGNYVEPCV; this is translated from the exons atggCGGAACTTGCTGCTTTACTGCAAACTGAGATACCAGAGGGCCGTAACCATCTCACTGACAGTCATACTAATTTAGAAAGAGTAGCAGAGTATTGTGAGGCAAATTATTTTCAATCTGAGAATAAACGATTAGCACTGGAGAGCACCAAAAATTATACAACTCAATCGTTAGCTAGTGTGGCATATCAAATCAACACCCTGGCCTATAACTTCCTACAGCTACTGGAGTTACAAACTATGCAACTAGCAGAGATGGAAGGACAAATGAATCATATTGCTCAAACTGTTGCTATTCATAAAGAAAAGGTAGCCCGTAGGGAAATAGGAGTTCTTACAGCAAATAAAGTGACCAACaggcaatataaaataatagctCCAGCAAATCCTGAGAAACCAATAAAGTATGTCAGGAAGAGTATTGATTATACAG CTTTAGATGATATTGGTCATGGTGCTCGTTGGAATAGTGGAGCTAATGGAACTCCACGTGGTCGTCGCTCGGGGTCTGCGCCTGGTGCAGTTCCTTTACCAGCACCAACCACAAAGCCGCCAACACCTCCGTCTGCTGTACGCTCTGCCTCTGCTACAAATACTGGCACTTTAGGAAGAGGTACTTTAG GTAAATCTTCCCGGGAGTATCGAACCCCGCCGGCAGTGGCCCCACCTCAGGTGCCATCTCACTACGCACCCAACTACCCGCGCAGACCACCTGGTTACTCTACTCTGCCGGTAGCTCAACCACAG GTGGGAATGGTGCATCCAAATCAACACCAGTCAAACTCAAACTATTCACAACAGGATTTACATTCCAGTATGCCCc CACCACCATCTCCGTTGATTGGCTCAGATGGTGAACACAGCCAGCACTCAATGAGCCTCCCTGGACAT CGCGGGTCGTCTTCATCGGGCGGGGGCGGAGGTGGATCTACGCGGGGCGGGTCGGTGTCTCCGCCGCTGCCGCCGCCGCCGCTGGACGACGAGCTGAACCACGAATCGTTCACCAGGCACCACCTCCCG AACAAAATGGGCAGCCAGTATACCAGCGCTGTCCCAGCCATTGTCCCAGATGAAGAGGATCTGCCGGGCTGGGTTCCAAAGAATTACATTGAGAAAG TGGTGGCGATCTACGACTACTACGCCGACAAGGACGACGAGCTGTCGTTCTCCGAGAGCGCCGTCATCTTCGTGCTGAAGAAGAACGACGACGGCTGGTGGGAGGGAGTGATGGATGGAGTCACCGGACTGTTCCCCGGCAACTATGTGGAGCCCTGCGTCTGA